The window CGAGGTGTAAATATTTGCCGCGGGCAATAGCGAGGAGTATCTGATAGACAACATCATCGTCGAGGATGCGGCGAATATCGAGATTGATAAAATGAAAGGGCTGACACCTGTTTTTATTGATGTTGAATTTACAACGAAGGGTATCTGCGAGAAAATAGCCCGGAACGTTCAAAAAGGCGCTGTTCTTAAAATAATCGACGGCAAAGAGCAGCGACTTCGCTTCATCTGCGGACAAATCGGCGAATGGATCGCTTGCGAGCGCATAGAGGAGCGGTTTCTTTTTGTCATCTATCTGCACGAGTCCGTAGGCGGAAAGTTTTCGGAGGTAGGTATGAATCTTACGTTCCTCCAGCCCTTTTTGTTCCAAACTATACATAGCGTAAGCGGAGCTCGGGTATTTGGAGTCGTTGTTGATGTCGTTGTTGAGCAGCTTGTTGTCGAGATGTGGCACAGCAGTGTAGATGGCATCATTGTCGTGGCGTGTACCAAGCACACGGAGGAGGTGGATGAAGAAAAAGACTTCCGGCTGCGTCAAGCCTTTCAAGCGATAGGTATCTGCGAGAAAGTTTTCGTTTCCGTGATAAGAGTCACCGCGAAATGCCGGTCTGCGATTGCGTTTGTACTGTGTTGGCTGATAGCGATCCTTTGGAAAGATAGCTTCACAAAACGTCACGAAATATTGATAGGTGCGTATCTGACGGAGCAGGAGGCGCAGCAAATCTTTTCTGGAATAGCATCCATAGGAGGCGAGACGAAAAAAACGACGGCGTGTTTCATAGGTGCCTTTGAAGAACTCATCCCTTTTTGCGTCTTTTACCGTACGCTCAAAGAATTGTTTGAGAGCATCCATAACCTCATCCCTCTCTATTCATCTATACTCTTATGCCGTATAATTTCGTCATATTCCGTTATAACCCTTGTCATAGGAGGAAAATATGTTAGGTGTTTTGGTTCTGCGTCTGCGCGTGGAGCGGGGCGGTCATTACTCCATGTTTCCGGGCAAGCTGCTCCACGGTGCGCTCTTTCGCTGCATTGCCGCATACAATGCCCTGCTCGCGGGCGATCTTCATGAACGCAGGGTAAAACCCTTTACCGTCGGGATGCTGCGGCGTGTGGGGAAAAGTTTCGGTGCAGTCCCGCAGGCACGAGAGCTGAATGAGTCGCACTATGCTGCGGGGGAGAAGCTGCTGCTGCGTTTGACCGCGCTCGATGAGGATGTGCTTTTCGCATTCCTTCACATCCCGTGTGGAACACAGCTTGCAGTAGGGAAACTCGTCTTTACCGTCGAGGAGGTCCTTGCCAACGGGCAGGAGGACACAGGATGCGTCGAGGTGGAGGAACTGATCGCGGCGGCTCTCTCGATGGAGGAGGTTACACAGTTTCGCATTTCCTTCCGGTCGCCGACGGTCTTTCGCGTGGATAATGCTGACTGTGCCGTTCCGCGTCCCGAACTCATCTTCGCCTCCCTCGCGGATAAGTGGACGTGGCAGAGGCTTCCCTCTGTTCTGGACAAAGCCTATGTGCGTGGGGTCGCCGCAAAGCTAACGCAGCTCGAATGGAGGGGTGCAGGACTTCAGATTCGGCAGAGCGCGCAGAAAACAGTACCGGGATTTATGGGGGATTTCACGTTCCGCATGGATCGCCTCTCTGCGGAGGAACGGGAGATTATCCTGCTGCTCGCGCAGTTTGCGCCCTTTTGCGGGACGGGGCGGCTGACTGCGCAAGGCTTCGGGGAGACGCAAATCGTATTTTCATAGGAAAGGTGCAGGGAAAATTGCACTTTTTACGGTAGAATTCGTGTAAGATGATAGAAGAAAGAGGGAAAAAGATTAGAACTGTCGAAATATAGTGTATTCTATATTGATGAGATTGAGGAGGCTGTGCAGTGGAAGACAGGACATATACATATCAGGCAATACTCTTTGACACACGCTCCATTCAAAAGTATATCTTTTCGAGCAATCGGCTCAAGGCGAACATCGGCGCATCTCATCTCGTCGATCGCGTCTTTGATGATGTACTGCTGCCGACCGTTCGTGGGGAGCTGGGTGCGGATGCGCTCGATGATAGCTCGTGGGAGCAGCCGGAGATGATTGATTGGACGGATATGCGGACAGCGGCGCGCGTGGGCTACATCGGCGGCGGCAACGCACTCCTTCTGTTTCGGACGGAGACGGTGTACGAGACACTTCGTTCTATTGTGTCTGCATTCACCAAGAAACTTCTCGAAAAAGCCCCCGGACTGCGCACGGGAGCGGCGATTGGTACGATGACGCTTCGGGCAGACGGCAGCTATGCCGGCGCATCGGATCATTCCGATGCGCCCAATGATCTGACGCGCCTTGTTCACAAGCTAAAGAACTTCCAGAACACGGTGATTCCCACTGTGAACGTTCCCTACACGGGGCTGACACTCGTGTGCGGTGAGA of the Selenomonas dianae genome contains:
- the cas6 gene encoding CRISPR system precrRNA processing endoribonuclease RAMP protein Cas6, which codes for MLGVLVLRLRVERGGHYSMFPGKLLHGALFRCIAAYNALLAGDLHERRVKPFTVGMLRRVGKSFGAVPQARELNESHYAAGEKLLLRLTALDEDVLFAFLHIPCGTQLAVGKLVFTVEEVLANGQEDTGCVEVEELIAAALSMEEVTQFRISFRSPTVFRVDNADCAVPRPELIFASLADKWTWQRLPSVLDKAYVRGVAAKLTQLEWRGAGLQIRQSAQKTVPGFMGDFTFRMDRLSAEEREIILLLAQFAPFCGTGRLTAQGFGETQIVFS